A window of the Sabethes cyaneus chromosome 1, idSabCyanKW18_F2, whole genome shotgun sequence genome harbors these coding sequences:
- the LOC128746199 gene encoding glycine receptor subunit alpha-2-like, whose amino-acid sequence MHETLAGKTYRNNYANYSDVAELSTKHPAASLSLNDILPLHHKTYDKNRAPKLLGQPTVVYFHVTVLSIDSINEESMTYVADIFLAQSWRDPRLRLPENMSEEYRILDVDWLHSIWRPDCFFKNAKKVTFHEMSIPNHYLWLYHDKTLLYMSKLTLVLSCAMKFESYPHDTQVCSMMIESRKYSVDNKDNDGW is encoded by the exons AAATAACTACGCCAACTATTCGGACGTAGCCGAGCTGTCTACTAAGCATCCTGCAGCTAGTTTGTCCCTGAACGACATTCTTCCGTTGCATCACAAAACGTACGACAAAAACCGAGCACCCAAGCTTCTCGGTCAACCAACGGTCGTCTACTTCCACGTGACGGTACTGTCTATCGATTCAATCAACGAAGAATCGATG ACGTACGTCGCGGACATCTTTTTGGCACAAAGCTGGCGCGATCCTCGGCTGCGGCTGCCGGAGAACATGAGCGAAGAGTACCGGATACTGGACGTCGACTGGCTGCACAGTATCTGGCGGCCGGATTGCTTCTTCAAGAACGCCAAGAAGGTGACCTTCCACGAGATGAGCATACCGAACCACTATCTGTGGCTCTATCACGACAAAACGTTGCTGTACATGTCCAAGCTGACGCTGGTGCTGTCCTGTGCGATGAAGTTCGAATCGTACCCGCACGACACCCAGGTCTGTTCCATGATGATCGAAAGTCGTAAGTATAGTGTGGACAACAAAGACAATGATGGTTGGTAG